TCCTTTGTGTGGTCATCATACACAGTCGTCCAGTGAGGAAAGAAGTGTGGGTATAGCAGTAGATTGAGTACTGTAGATTGAAATATGCGTGCGTCCCATTCCCTCATCCCTCCTCCATCCACTGGTTGGCTGGCTGTCTGATGACAAAACCAAAACACCCAACAAGGATGTAACGTGGCAGGAAAAAGATTTTGATTGGAACTTATGAATGGCAAGGCCAGGCTAGCTTTTCAGTAAATTTCTGTCAGGTCTGAATGAGTAATGGAGTAACTTCGGATGTCAACCAGCTATCTTAAAGGTCCActtccaatttaaaaaaaaaaaaatggttttacTCGCTCCTTTTGGAAAACGGACGGTCACGGCTGGTTAAATACATATGCAAGGCTTCCTAGTGGTGCGTCACCTCTCCAAGTTGCATTTCCCAATGTAGATCCAGGAGCGAATCAGGAAGAGCCTGTCTCTGTTACGTCACAGCGAAAAACGGTGTTGCCCACTTGGATTTATTTATGCCCATGTTTTAGTAAAAATatgtcaaacattttttttctcgcttgttttgaaaacaagtcgcttgttttcaaaacaagcgacGACTGGTGGCATGAAGCCTAGCTACCAGCTAGCTACTACTCTCAGTTTGTCTCCGATACAcacagcaggaggagggagccagtCAGGAAAACCGCATTTTCGTGTCACCGGTATCCATGAGAAAGACCAGAAATCCCTATTGTTTGTCCACAAACCACTTTACTAGCCCACAAAGActgcttgaaacaaagcaaccagaaagtGATTTTTAACAAAACCGACTCGTAgcgcattcaataacaatggtgaaaacggcagtattaatgaaatgacgtggGAGTACGTCTTTAGGCATGTGTTGGATGTTTATTATCCTGACCTAATCATTGTGGGTATTCACTAAAATATCAACAAAGTGAGTTCTACTTTTCcatggttttattcattttcaTAAAAAAAATAACCTGTTCATTATAACCCTAGTCATTTTATATTGGGAAACATGGatcacccgtgtgtgtgcgcatgtgttgtctGTGCTACAGGCAGCAGTTTGTGCAGGCACAGGCCCTTGCCCAGCAGAAAGCAGCAGCTCTCACCCCAGCACCtccgccccagccccagccccagccccagcagcagaTCAACATGCTCCTCCACCAGGCCCTGAAGATGAGGTGAGACGAGTGACACAACCACATCATCCTGTGGAAAATAgtagctgtgtgtttgtttgggttttttttgttttgctgtaaTGAGATCATGGATTAGGAtgtgcaaacaaaaacagctggcaGTGGCTGGTTGGCTGTCTCTGCTTAGCTAgttcatgtaagtgtgtgtgtgtccagtgtccaATGTGCAGTTCAACTAAACcgaacacaatttcaaacttctgtgctaaccctgttacacagCTTTTTGACAATAAAGGACACTTGACTGACTTCAAACTGAAAATGTCTCATCTGCAGGTCTTCAGAAGCATTGCTCCCACCTGTGACGCGCTCCATGTCGGTTCCGGACTCTGGTTCCGTGTGGGACATGCAGAACCCTCCCTCTCAGGCCCCTTGCACCCCAAATATGCAGCCAGCAGTGCCAAACAGTAGGTTTCCTTTACACACGCCAAACTGTACTCGTTGTTGAAGTCGTAAGACTCTAGAGTGTGCTGAGCGTGTGTCAGAGTGGAAATGACTGTCTGCTGCAGTaaccacacacatgaacacatggtGTATGGGTTTGTAAGTGTGAATATGCTTGCATTGCAGCTGCATGGGAGAGCAGCAGTGTGTGGGATTTGCCTGTCGACGCGATGGCACCAGCGCCGACTATAGAGCAAATCCAGCAGCTCGAGAAAGCTAAAGCTATGAAGGTGAGGATTTCTGTCATTCGTGTAAACCAAACATGAAAGGTCAAGATGAGTGAAGTGGCCAGTTTTGTCTCCCCCACTGGACATGTGACTGACCTTTTATATGTTTGTTTTGCaaggttgttttttgttgtttcgcTGGAACGGTGTGTGAGCTGTGTTCTTGTGTACCGCTAGATGGAGTTAGAGAGGCGTGAGGCTGAGCTGCGTGCCAAgcgtgaagaagaggagaggaagaggctggAGGAGGCACTGCGAGCCCAACAAGCCCAACAAGAGGAAGAGCAACGGAAACGCCTGGAAGAAGAGGAGTTGGCACGCAGGAAACAGGTCAGAGCGAGGGCAACAAGTTGACACCTATTTGCTTCAGCAGGGCCCTATATTACAAAGCTGTTTCAggcagagccgtttatagagagtttggccaactcgaatcatggcgaTTCCACAGTGGAACCTTATGGGCAGCATATGTCAGAATCACTGGATTTCAAATACAGATAAGGCTTGATATATCATCAAACTTTGCTTGTAGTATTATCCCTACATTTttgttaagccacggtagggccctgcACTGAGAGTGTTAAATGTATTATTAACCCACCCAACGCTACAGGAGGAGGCTCTGAGGAGACAACGAGAGCTGGAGGAGGCGCAGCGTCggcagaaggaggaagaggagcgatTGGCCCAGGAGGAGGCACTCCgaaggctggaggagaggaggagagaggaagaggaggaggagcggcgGAAAAGAGAAGAGTTTCTCCGAAAGCAGGTTGgtggtgttttctttttttgtttttgtttttatttttagaaaatcCTACATCCTTCAAACTAAACAGTTCTTTGATGGTATGGTATGCCTGATTAGATCTTTTAATTGCAGCTTTTCTTGACCGTAGTAAATTCCTGATTTGATAATAATTCGGCATCAACCAATGATTTCTGAGTGTCCTTTCATCTAGTGAGATGCTGACCAtcaagctatattcaggggacctagagaaggtggggtctgttgtaaaggtggctgccttcaatataggcctaaagtgcagggggaaatcctgatatgtgttcaaattgctccaagggccgtaaaagtcctccaagggccatactatgaagtggcccttcgaatgagaaaggttccccacccctgatctagtgAGATGCTGACCATTGTCTGATCTATAGGAGGAGGAACGCCGGAAACAGGAAGAGCTGGAGGCCTTGCGAAAGCGGGAAGAGGAGAagcggagggaggaggaggaggcggcggcggcggccgcagcggcggcggcagctgCATTGTTGGCACGACAAcagcaggaggagcagcaggagctcCTGAGGCAGCAGGAGGCGCtcaggcagcggcagcagcagcagcagcaagacgCCCTCCGCCgcctgcagcagcaacagcagcagcagcagctcgctcaCATGAAGGTACCGTACGCACGCAGCACGCAGAGCACAGCAGATCACAGCACGCTGCACAAGTTGAGATGAGGCTTCTGTTCAAATTAAAACCACCTTGTTAATGTCCAACCTATGAAGTAGCGACACATAAGGCCCTTTACAGAAGTGCTGTTGATTTTGCGTTGCATGACAAACATGGAATAGTAGCATCACAGGTGATTCACAGATTTAAGATGGTTCACAGACAATTTAACTGATTGTTGCAGCTCTACTCACATGCGACTTAACAGGAAGTTGAAACCAGAGCAGGAAGCGCCATTTGCATGTGTCTGAAAGCTGACTTTGTGGTGCACTCTCTGGAACCCTTTCACAGCTCCCCTCATCCTCGAAATGGGGTCAACAGTCGACAGCCTTGACGCCGCAGTCCCAGAATGCATTGTCACTTGCGGAAATTCAGAAattggaggaggaaaaagagcgGTTGGCACGACAGGAGGTGAGTTGTCCTATTTTAGGTCTGGGTTCacacttttttcctttttttttttaataagaggaaaagacaaagggcaaaacaaacaataacaaccAACACAAAAATGAAcaaggacaaaaaaacaaaacacaaacaaaaagcaTACTCCATCAGAACATTTCGTAGAGTAATCCACCTACCTTCTTAATGGCCAGAAACTAAGGaatatcccagagagagagaaaaaaaacaagctgtACTTTTCATACAAGTGTCAAAGAAACATTCGTATAGCTCTTTCACATTCTCTGGGGTTCacacttttcagaaaataatggtGTAAACTGTGCAAGTGTGAACCCCACACCTGAAATACCCCAAATACGGTGGGTACTTTAAGCAGCTCCTGCACCTTCAGGCAGTTTTGGATGGGGAAAGCAGTGGGCTTCACAGCGCCTGGTCCTCTTCTGTGTGCTCTAAATGGTCTCGGTAAATTCAGCCAAATGGTGTTGTCCATTACAGAAACGCAGTCCTGGAATACACTGCCAGCTCATATCAGACTGTGTGACATCAACACCTTCAAAATGACCCTTAAATAGTGGCTGAAATCAAACCAGACTTGCTCCCATTAATTAACAGCatgaacattgttttacttttttgtatttttcatgtAGAAGATGTTTGTGATGTGTTGGTAAATTCTGTCATGCTGTACCGTTTGCTTTGTTGTTATTCGTTTTACTATGCGTACCTGCCTTAAGACAACGGATGAAATTCAGCATCTATGCTAACTCtggcatatttatattgatgtatTTTAGCACattgattaatgtgcattgtcctaatcaaataaataacctaatgaataaataaatgaatgaatttcCCAACcacagcagcggcggcagcagcaggaaCTCCAGAAGGTTCAGCAGCAGTCTCAGCAGGTCCAGTCCAAGCTGCCTGGCTGGGGCAATGTGGCCAAACAGCCCGCTGCTACCAAGTCCTTGTTGGAGATCCAGCGAGAAGAGGCGCAGCAGATGAAGCAGAGGAAGGATCAGAAGCAGCAaccgccacagcagcagcagcagcagcagcagccgcagcagcagctaCAGCAGCCACCACCGCAGCCGCCACCTGTCCAGCAGAACAGAACCGTGAGTTAGCACCACTGTTTTcaagaatataataataataatattttggcACACTATTCATCCCTACCTCtaccacaggggtggggaacctatgtctcggggGACCATTTACGACCTTTGAGACAGTCTTATCTGGCCCTGATATAATTTGATATGTCTTGAGTTGTGAAGaagtcttagaaattacatttgcgatacaattaagttatattttaggggacctagtgaagctgggctctgttgtaaaggtggccaccttcaatgaaggcctaaagtgcagggggaaattctggtttgtgttcataatatggcccttggaggacttaatcaaATTTTaggtggccccttgaatgaaaaaggttccccagcctGCCCTACCATAAGAAGCCTATGATTGTGTCCATTGTACTGCACAGAACGCCTTGAGCAGTTCAGCGTGGGGCTCTGTGACCAGTGGCGTCTCCACATGGGGTTCCGACACCAGCAGTATCTGGGGTGACACGCACAACTCCAATGTGGGCTTCTGGGACGATGCCATCAAAGAAACCGCTCAGCCTCCCCCTCCACGCAAGAGCAACTCTCAGAAAAACAAGGGAAACGCTAACCTCAGGTAAACAATCACCGGCCTACACGTTCACTTGGCCTTCAGACCTGCCTGTCatgtctcgcacgcacacactcctgttTTCTTTGTTCTTGTTTCGTCACGATACCGTCTTCTACTGTACTACTGAAATGAATTCGCAGTGACCTAAATATGTATGAAGATAGTATGTAGAGATTTGATGAGCTTCTGCTTTCAATTTTGAAATCTGTCCAGGGTCATAAGGATGATTTTACATGCCTGGTACTGTTGAACTTACACACTTATGAGGACATTAAAATATACAtactaatgtttgtgtgtgtgtgtgtgtgtgtttttgtgtgtgtatgtgtgtgtgtgcgtgcgtgcgcatactcAGTACCTCAGCCAGTGCGAAAGCGAataagaaggtggaggaggaggaaaagctgCTGAAACTGTTCCAGGGAGCCAGTAAGAGTCAAGACGGGTTCATGCAGTGGTGTGAGCAGACGCTGCACACATTCAACTCTGCCAACAACCTGGACGGTTAGTTAATAAGGACGCATACCTTTCAGTTCACCCTTCTGTCAAACAAAGGGGAGTTATTGCTAGCTTTGATGATTTGTATCTCAACATCTATCGTGCGAGTGCAGTAATAATTGCCAGTAGTCTCAAACTGAGTATTCTGGTGCAATTGCTCCCCCTGCTGGTCTCATCTTTTGCGTCACATGAGGCTCAGGCACTAAGTGAAAACACTCttggttaaagcgatggttcggagtagaatcaccctaatgccatttgaaccgtgacacccatccacctttacacccgaagtgttttctgccgcaggcttacatcaacagagttgccgtgttattcaatgtttattccggatagcttgactcaagcgcatatggatcctgggcaccgtctccaaactttccccacaaaaataacatgtcatgacaccaaacttctacagtataacaaatgcggtttgtactcacaaaaagatgaatttgaaactttgtacaaagtccaggagtttattagtaacaacacacgagacgattagcttttctgctgctaaacatccgtcgacgtcacttcctccagctgggactgtccacagcatggcataatattgcCGGAAGCGATTGCCGACACATAGCCAGATAGCTAAGGACTGGACCATTTTTTGCTGCCATTAAAATACACAAGAATGGAAGAATACACTGCCAGCATGGAACGTGAGGATGACTCTCGCGATTTTGAAGGAAATCCATTTTTATTCGAACCCGAATATACGGACGAGGAACTGGCTGAGAtggcccagctggaggaagtgacgtcgacggatgtttagcagcagaaaagctaatcgtctcgtgtgttgttactaataaactcctggactatgtacaaagtttcaaattcatctttttgtgagtacaaaccgcatttgttatactgtagaagtttggtgtcatgacatgttatttttgtggggaaagtttggagacggtgcccaggatccatatgcgcttgagtcaagctatccggaataaacatcgaataacacggcaactctgttgatgtaagcctgcggcagaaaacacttcgggtgtaaaggtggatgggtgtcacggttcaaatggcattagggtgattctactccgaaccatcgctttaacactGGACAGTGTTTTCTGTTTTGATTTGGAAGTCTCTGTTATTTCTGTGTTAACATGCATGCACATCACAGTGCTAGTAATgagactatgttttttttttaggacAACTGTTTGTTATATGCAGCGCAAAAGGACTGCTCCAGCTCACCAAATTATACAATGCATGCAAAGAGTAATGTCCAATTTTTTtgcggatttcaccaaagagtatccaataacaAGCTCtataagtgtaattaataattgtaCACTCCTGTGAAAAATGGGCATTGCTAGCAAGGCCAGAACTCTTCACATTGAGAAAAACCCAATGACTAAGTTCAGATCTGACCAATGGCCAAGTTCTAATGAGCTGCAAGTCCTCTGGATAGTGCGCAATAAAGGAGGTTTCGATTTCACAGTGTGGACTTCTTAAATCTTACCTACTGCACTGTATATTGACCGTAAAAGGTCACTGTGTCTCTCTTGAGAGAATGTGTACTACTATACATTTGTTCATGGTCGGTCACACTGATGTTGATTGGCCCTAATGGTCTGAATGTGTTGCTGTCCTCCACAGTTCCTACATTTGCCTCTTTTCTGAAGGAGGTGGACTCGCCCTATGAAGTGCACGACTATGTCAGAGCCTACCTCGGTGACTCGCCTCAGGCCAAGGACTTTGCAAAACAGTTCCTAGAGCGCCGTGCCAAGCAGAATGCCAATCAGCAGAAACCACAGCAGATCCAGCAGCAAAAACGACAGCAGCaggtgtgtggctgtgcgtgtatgtgtggtgtgtgtgcattgcattgaATTAGTGGTGGGTGATggcaaaagaacaaaaaaacaaacaagcatttTAGGTCTACACACCTTTCTGAAGAGGTTTTAATGAATATAGTTGCAATTTACTTTAaaatataaacacactgacactctAAGTGCCCAATTTGAATGCAATAAAGTAAAGAATCAAAGTAAAGACGACAACACTatgtaagtaaacatcactctgatactgatgaAGACGATCTAGATTATTTCTCCACTTAGGCAGATTCTCAACAATCTTCTCAATGTCACGATTTAATAGCACCGTATCGCACACCTCTACATTGAATTTAGTAGATGCATTCATTCAGAGGAACTTTTAAAAGAACAcgcatactgttttcaggctgaccagaactgAACACGCCGTCTGGTTCTCAATAAGGTGCAGGAACGGGtaccggcacagttctcagtcggcctgaatgcaccaCCAGAATCTGCTACTGCTGTATGAAGGAATATAAAGTATTCTGTGCTCCAGCACATGGAgtgtagtcagagagagtagagagagagagaggttccattggcccattgtttctgggttctacaattgtaagggggggaggggggatcccccttttggcagacctgactgttctattcaatgccaggagtattatgacacgcccctttaggcagaccggaacctggtcatgttaggtgcccatagcaacctattacactggcatatctctatatacttaaagaatctctggtgtagtCCTCTCGCAGCCCTGCTCTTGACTTACGATGACCTGGTGCTTATGAACATTTGCAACAGTGGCGTGCAATGCAAGTGCATAGTTAAGGGGTTTAACATCAGTGCTGGAAGTTCTGACGCTGTCTTCTCTGTGTCGTCCACGGTTCTACTCCAGCAGGATTCTGTTTGGAGAGAAACGTCACAGCAGCAGGTCCACCAGTCCAACCACTCAAGCCTCCAACAGCAGCAGCGCTTTGAGACGGTGACATcagggaaaaagaagaaaaagcagAAGATGGTCAAAGCAGACCCCAGCCTCCTTGGTAAGCATGGCAtagaataaagtcaaaaagacgttGGCACATCTAAGAGGCCCACACCCTCAAGTCACATTTTTGTCTCCTCGGTTTGAGATGACCCATGCAGTGATCTACTGATTTCAACATTGAGTTGCCTTAGGTGTTCTACTGAGTTTAAGTGTCCTTTGTTCTTCTCCACAGGGTTTTCAGTCAATGCCGCCTCTGAAAGGTTGAACATGGGTGAGATCGAGACAGTTGAGGACTTTTGAGGAGCTGGGAGGAGACCGCTCAACACATCTGAACAGCTGCCActcaccaccaccctcccacGCCATCACTACTCatctgtttttcttttccctttgcccCCTAACCCCTGCCCTGTGTCAAATTCCAAGCAGTGGATCGCTCCTGGGAGCCTCTTGACACCCGTGTCATGCCCAACAGCCAAGAGGGTCTTAACAGGGGAAGAAAACAGAGCTCAACTCAGACTAGCCTTTACTCTGTAGAACAACTGACTGGACTTCATGGTTCGGAGAGGACCTTGTTTGATCAACAGGTGCTCGCTTCAGGACAAGTTCACCTCAACTCGTCAGTCCCCCGTGGCCAGTGCATGGCCCTGCAatctcatcctcccctcccattttattttattattttttttcttttcaaaattgACATGATGAGGGTCATGCATTTATAAAAGATTAAGTTTTATAAAGAGATGTATACCATATTTATTATTTTCCCCCAGCCTATGCCTCACCCTCTTCATTCTCCCCATTGGCTGACGGTTGTTCGTGGACGATGGTGTTATAGGACCTAAGGATGTACTTCACCACTGTCCTGTTTTAAGGACATGTCTTGAAAGTTCCAACTAGTTATCCATTTCTTGTAAAATATAAGGCTGTTTTAAAGAATAAAATATCAAATTCTGCATCTGTATTATAATTTATGGAAAGGTTGGACTAATGGAGTCatactttttttattttgcagTTTGAAATAAATCAGCAATCTGAATTTTCTGTTTAGCATTGTTTGCATTTTTGTTAAAGATTTCCAGACTGTATCCATCATCAGTGCACGCTGCAGCCATGTATGCATATATATGTATgcatataaggtgtgtgtgtatgtatatatagaTATGTCGCTTAGATGCTTTTTAATATTCTCTTCTGCAGTAATGGGATGGCTGCCATAACCTTTCATTTTAAAGTTAAGGTGATGTGTTTTAGAGTGTTGAAGCCTAGAAATGTGTTGGTCAATCAGTTACCATTCCCGTATGCCTTGAAGCTCCATTTACTGATGTTGGGTAGTGTGTGTACTTACATATTTGACAAACGTCTAAAGacttgtttgttttctcctgcaAATGAATGTGATGGGTGTGGTATGCCACCACGACTTCTGAAGACGTTGCTAAAGCTTACAAAGTGTTGAAGAGCCAGAGTGCATAGGAAACCATCAGGCACTGGGCATTGGGCTCAGAATAAAATGAAGATCAGTGTAACAACTAAATGTTACAACAGGTATGAGTTCACACACGCGGCCCAGAGGGTGGAGGCAGGGGTGCcggcagaaatgttgggccccatgaaagatttgaattttggcccccttaagggctcccgTCAGTGCTTAGAATCGGCACCCATGGGTGGAGGCATTGATTTGTTTGGGGAGACGAAGGGGTTCTCCACTTTGTCTCTTCAGTAGGGCTGTAGTGGGTGGGCTGTTGGTTTGGTTAAGGTGTTCACAAAGTCCACAGTGTCCTGGACAgcgctcctcctcttctctccttccctccctcctttccgtCTTCCCCAACGGCCGTGCGAAGAGCTGAGGAGGCAGGCCCTCACTAGCCCCATGTCCTGAGCACCTCTGCTGATTGCCCTCAGACTTCTCCAAAGAACCATGGCCACCTACAGCTGCTCCAGCTCCAgcgcatccagactcatcctccTGGCTTTCCTGGGCCTCTGTGTGGCTCTCACACGGACAGGTACAGTGCCTCTACTGACTTTAAGAGAAATGGCTACGCGCAGGGTTCGATTTgtaggggggattgtccccccttctggttttgatatcgccattttttcaacatgattttaatcactgttcaatgtaattccattgattttGCTAAAAATCTCAAACATatacccccttctggttttctgacccTGGCTAATGGGGTATTGTTGCCATGTAGGGTCTTAGGAACTGATTGCTTGTTTGTTGACTATTTCTGGGGTTAAAATTGGTGCCACAGCTTTCATTCCGCCTTGATTGAGCACTGTATAGGGCGTTGAAGATTCTGAGAAATGAGCAGCAGGGGCAGCCTGCAGCTTTAATTGTTCAGAGAGTTTAGAATGACATTTCATGTTTTCTATGAATCGGGGCATGAAGTCTTTCCCATTGATACAAAGGCAGATGGATTTGATTCACTTTGAAACGGCAACACCCACCAGGCACAAAGATAGTTAGTATGCCCAGCACAGGACATTACTCATCTCTTCACTTCACTCAACATGCAACATAAGTTTGTGTGTTCaatccatctcttcttctcttgtaAGAGTAGCCATTGTGTTGGCTACAGAAAATCCATGTGTTGCACTGTTGGCAGTTTTACGCAGTGCATGGCCAAAATGAGATCATTGTCAGGTACTGCTTCATCACGTACTGCTGTGACATGATGTGAGTATACAGGAATGAGTCACATACAGCTGTGGTTAGTAAGCCAAAAACAACCCCTGTGCATTTTTTACAAAGGTCAGGGGCCAAAGGAGGAGGCCAACGCAGGCAAGCCAGCACAGTTACTTCCTGCTCACTGCCCGACATCAGTCATGGCAATGTGTCACGTCTTATGTACAGTACATCTTGAAATCAAAACGAAATTTGTGTTAAGAGATATAGATacaaaatgactgtaattggcaATTGTTGGGAGAAGATCGAATTCAATTTCTGGGAACTTGACGTTAGAAGGCCATCACCTGAGATGTAAAATAACAAAAAGATGATTACTGAATTCTCCATTGATAGAGTACAGCATTGGAAGAGTCAGCATGACTCCTTCAGGGACCGTTTTCTTTTCTGACTAACCGGTTTTGTTTTCATTGGTTTATAGTTTTTAGACCAGAAGCATGCAATTTTGTTTGTATGTTGGAGACAGGAGTGTTCTTGTCATGTTTGTCTAAATGCCTCATTCTAAATTAACCCGACAGCATAAACACAACGTGATTGTGCAAACATTTGTTTTCTGTGGCAATGCAGGTGACAAACATGGTCATTTACCACCACGGTGGATAAGTTTAAACTTCTACAGTTTGTTTTTGTCCAGACTCTTGAGGTGTGTCATGGCCAAGGCGAGCCACATGGACTGCTCCAGAAGAGCCACCCAAACATGCACAGCCACTGTTGGGTTTTGTTCATAGCCGGCCCGTCAGTGTCACCCCATCCAACAAAGGTGAACTGAGGACATGAAACGTTGAGTCACTGTGCCCCATCCCTCCTCAGGTGGATCCAGACGACACAGATGGCATTTGCGACATTCacacatgacattttttgttctcGTCATTTCTCTCTTTAATGTGAAATCGCCATTGGAAACATGCTcttattttgagcattttttaactGTTTTTGGAAAACTAAATGCcaggaagaatatttttttactcACCATGAGTTTACCTGTTGTAAATTCTCATTGGGCTTTCATAGGCCCTACGAGTATTCCGAGGACATGATTTGGGCTGGGCGTTTTGTGCCTTGGGACATCATGTGGTTCATTTGAATTTTGAAATCAGTATCTGGAATGCAGAAGCAAATGTGATGTGGGTTTGCATTTCCATCGACAGGAAAAGATTTTGGACATTGTATAGGTGACACAGTAGAGTTCAACTTTTGCCCCAGCCATAGGAATCGCGTCAAGCTAACTGAAAGCACAAACTACAGGAAAAAATAACCCCTAAAGAAAGTGTAAACAAGCCAAGGCCTGGCTAACGCAAACGGAATATGTTGAGGGGGGGAGGGCCCTTGGTCCTCCATTTCTCGATCTGCTCATCCCAGGTCAGAGCCTTTCCACAGACTGTTTCATAAACAAGGTTGTTTAACATGCAGTGCCCAGGCTAGATTTGGGCTTGGCTGTTGCAGCAGAGAGCCGCCCTCCCTGACCGCACAAGCGGGCTTTTGTGCCCAGCAGTGAAGGCCTTATTGATGGGGCTGCTGGCCTGAGGCCCACCGGCCCGTACCTGTGGCTCACT
This genomic interval from Engraulis encrasicolus isolate BLACKSEA-1 chromosome 16, IST_EnEncr_1.0, whole genome shotgun sequence contains the following:
- the gigyf2 gene encoding GRB10-interacting GYF protein 2 isoform X3, encoding MAENQTLNFGPEWLRALSGGGSNSNSIASPPLSPAMPKYKLADYRYGREEMLALYVKDNKIPIDLQDKEFLPILQEDPLPPLALVPFTEEEQRNFSMSVNSAAVLRLTGRGGGTVAGAPRGRSTSRGRGRGRGDGGFYQRSFDEVEGGFGRGGREMHRSQSWEERGDRRFEKPGRKEPVEVTPAHYQLNHIRANYEEAGGPVPVRKHDLTRSESENWRTTRDELNGEDDEGGWRLAGSRRDGDRWCPPSPDGPRLAAWREHPERRRFPFDGRGEEERGYRHPRSGSGSLEDDRDALPEWCLEDAEEETGIFDSSGAFHSLKKGPKEPILEEVELDFRPMEECEEQSERDERELEESEDAVPEAKKETEGKEVVDMGKGDEEVVMPASIPAASTPPEPTAPSPLSPIQAVLQAEDSLRLPERSPEMPPEPLKGPQHMSAPLGLVEAITLPHVTSVSTDLPVTTATLPQPVLPPPLEIPAAVTTSLPFPSAVMAPVDRSVILPHDTDEDEGLKHFEQEAEKMVAYLQDGVADDELAKITDNPKLTALPITHEAALKWFYKDPQGEIQGPFSNQEMAEWFQAGYFTMTLLVKRGCDEAFQPLGEIMKLWGRVPFTPGPAPPPILGDVDQERIKRNFTAINLYQMQQLQYQYLLRQQFVQAQALAQQKAAALTPAPPPQPQPQPQQQINMLLHQALKMRSSEALLPPVTRSMSVPDSGSVWDMQNPPSQAPCTPNMQPAVPNTAWESSSVWDLPVDAMAPAPTIEQIQQLEKAKAMKMELERREAELRAKREEEERKRLEEALRAQQAQQEEEQRKRLEEEELARRKQEEALRRQRELEEAQRRQKEEEERLAQEEALRRLEERRREEEEEERRKREEFLRKQEEERRKQEELEALRKREEEKRREEEEAAAAAAAAAAAALLARQQQEEQQELLRQQEALRQRQQQQQQDALRRLQQQQQQQQLAHMKLPSSSKWGQQSTALTPQSQNALSLAEIQKLEEEKERLARQEQRRQQQELQKVQQQSQQVQSKLPGWGNVAKQPAATKSLLEIQREEAQQMKQRKDQKQQPPQQQQQQQQPQQQLQQPPPQPPPVQQNRTNALSSSAWGSVTSGVSTWGSDTSSIWGDTHNSNVGFWDDAIKETAQPPPPRKSNSQKNKGNANLSTSASAKANKKVEEEEKLLKLFQGASKSQDGFMQWCEQTLHTFNSANNLDVPTFASFLKEVDSPYEVHDYVRAYLGDSPQAKDFAKQFLERRAKQNANQQKPQQIQQQKRQQQDSVWRETSQQQVHQSNHSSLQQQQRFETVTSGKKKKKQKMVKADPSLLGFSVNAASERLNMGEIETVEDF